The sequence GAGCGGTTGCAAAAGGAAGCCGCCGCAAAGGGTAAGTCCATAGACACAAAGATGCCCTCAATGCCTTCTTGCTGGGCCAAACGCCTACTAAATTCATGGGCTTCTTTGGCGCACGTGGGCGTGTCAAAGGAAGGGGCGGTGAGAATGTGGATGGTGTTGCCCTCCATCCCAACGGTTTTTGGCTCCAAATGCGGGTCAAGAAGGGTCACAATGGGTGCGGGATTGCCTAGTTCTTGAAATGCGCGCCCAAGGCGCAACCGCTCCCCTTTAAATGCCGTGTAATCGGCTTTGTCTTGAAATACCATGCATGTCTCCTTATTTTTAGGAGTCATTTTATCCGATTAACCATGGGCACCGCATTGATATACATCAAAGTTCTCGAAGGTCGTTTGGAATAAAATGAGGCACTAAACACTGGAGAATCCCCATGCAACAGCCTTTTAGCACCGTCCTTTCCCTCAAAATTGGCGCCGTCCAAACCACCTTCCTTCCAGACTCAAACCGCAAAACAATGGTCTCTGCCATAGCCAAACAACCCGTGCAAAGCGCCATAGTTTCGCTTTTGGGGTTTGAAGGAGACGAACACGGCGACCCCGCGCACCACGGAGGCATTTACAAGGCTGTTTTTATGCTAGGAACCAAAACCTACGCCGCCATCAATGCCCTGTGCGAGAAAACATTTGACCCGCTTTTGGCCACGCAGTTTGGAGAAAATATGGTTTTTTCTGACATAGGAGAAGAGGATATTTGCGTGGGAGATATTTTGCGCGTGGGCCAAGTGCGCCTCTGTGTCACCCAACCCCGCCAACCCTGCTGGAAACTTGGTGCAAGCACCCGCATCCCCACCATGACACAAACCATTTTTCACCACGGCCACACAGGCTGGTACGCCAAAGTCCTCCACGAAGGCCACGTGCAGGTGAACGACACCGTGGTGCTAGAAGAGCGCCCCTTTGCAACCCTCTCCATCCGCGCCCTCAACCAAAGTTTACTAGACCCCAAAACACACAAAGCGCTCATCCAAGAAGCCCTAACTTGCGACGTGCTTGGCCCCTCTTTTAAAAGCGCACTTGCCAAAAAATCGGGAGGCGAGGCGGTTGACTTGTCTTATCAAACCTTCTAAAGAGCGTGAATGAGCGGATTAAACGCTTTGGACGAGAGCGTGACGCGTTGGCCTACATGTAAAGAGTGCACTTCTTTTTTGCTAGAGACGACTTTGATGACGTCTTGGCCGATGAGTACACTCACCACAAACACGATGTCGCTAGGTTCGATGGCGACCACTTCGCCGCTAAATTTAAACTTCCCGCTGATGTTGGCTCCGCCAAAAATCTCCGCGGGCACCCCTTGCGCAACCACCTTTCCATTGTCAAGCTCGATGACTTCTTGGGCAAGTTTATAGACCTCTCCCACATCGTGACTCACCAGTAATGTAGTGAGGCCAAAGTGCCGTTGCACCCGCAAGAGTTCGTCTTGCAACTTAGCACGCATAGCAAAATCAAGGGCAGAAAGCGGCTCATCCAAAAGCAAGATGTTAGGTTCTCGCACCAATGCGCGCGCGAGGGCAACGCGTTGTTGTTGGCCGCCTGAGAGGGTGCTTGGTTTTTCGTTCGCCAAGGCTTCAAGTTCCATAACCTCTAGGACTTCGTTTACCTTGGATTTTGGGGTCTCTTTTTCCAATGCGTAGAGCAGATTTTCCCTCACGCTCATGTTAGGAAACAATGCGTAGTCTTGAAACACAAAGCCTACTTTGCGCTTTTGAGGCGGGAGGTTGATGCCTTTTTCACCGTCAAACCACGTTTCACCGCCTACGACGATGCGCCCAGAATCGGGTGCAAAAAGTCCCGCTATCATCTTTAAAATGGTGCTTTTTCCCGCCCCACTTTTGCCAAAAAGGACGTTCAAAGAAGCTTCTTGAAGCCTTACATGTAAGGCCATTTCGATAGGACCATCCGCACCTCGAAGGGTTTTATTGAGCAAGAGTTCATTCATCGGATTTCCGCCTTTAAAAAGTGCTTATTTACAGCGTACACAAAGAGTAAGATGGCAAAAGAGATGGCAAAAAGTGTCAATGCGTACATGTTTGCAAGGTCATAATTGAGCGCTTCGACTTCGTCATAAATCGCGATACTTGCTACTTTGGTTTCTCCTGCGATATTCCCGCCCATCATAAGCACCACGCCAAATTCCCCCACCGTGTGGGCAAAGGCGATGACGATGCCCGTTAAAAGCGAAGGGCGAATGTTGGGTAAAAGCACGCGAAAAAGGACGTTGAGTTTGCTTTTGCCTAGAGTATAGGCCGCGTCCATGAGGTTTTTGGGCAGTGCCGAAAACCCGCTTTGGATGGGATGTACCATGAAAGGAAGCGAGAAGATGATGGACGCCACCACCAAGCCCTCAAAACTAAAGACCAACCGCAAATCAAAGGTCTCATCAAGCCATTTGCCCACCCCATCGCGCGGGCTAAAAAAGACAAGCATGTAAAACCCAAGCACGCTGGGAGGAAGCACCAAAGGCATGGAGACGATAGCCTCAATGACAGGCTTAACGCGAGTTTTCGTAAAAGCCAAAAAATACCCCAACGGCACCCCAATAAACAGCAACAACACCGTCGTAACCCCCGCAAGCTTGAAGGTCAAACTCATGGTTTGCACAAACCCATCATCTAACATGTTTGACCTTTTGGAGTGTGACTTCGTTGGCTTTGACAAACCACATAAAGGATTTTCCCACCGCAACATCAAGGCGTTTTAGGGATGCCGTGGTAATCATGGACACTACTTCGTCCTCCCCAAACGCAAACCCCACTTCGCTCACCAATTCTCCTTGATTGACCCATGCCACGGGGCACACAAAGGCATTGGCCGCGCTCACGGTGGAGTGTGGCGTAGCGATGAGCACTTCGCTCTCTTTAAACAACACTTGCACAAGCGTCCCCTTTTCTAAAGGCGCAAACGCGTCAATGTCGACCATCAGTGCGCGCATGGGTTGCCCGCTAACCTCAAGACTCACTTGCGCCAACAAACCAACTTGCTGCACACTCACTACCGTAGCACGTAAGCTATTCACCGTTTTTCCTTGGGTTGCATGGTCACTTTAACGTCCTTTGGTTTGGCAAAATAGGGCGAAGAGGTCACGAGCAAATCCACCCCGCATGCAGCGGTCGCTTGGGCATTGTTCACGTTAATGCCTCCCGTGGCGGAAATGAGCACATGGGGGAATTTTTCTTTCAGTTCCACGCACCGTTTTAGCTCTTTCTCACCCATCTTTTCGCACTGTAAAATGTCTGCGCCAATTCTAGCAAAGTAGAGGGCTTCTTGGAAGTTTTCCACTTCGACGGCGACTTTTTTCTCTAAAAACTTTTGTTTAAGCTCCCAAAAATGGCGCGCAAGGGCTTCTTTGTCGCCCAAAAACACGCGGTGCTGAGCAAACACCAACACCGAATCATACAGCCCCAAGCGGTGCGGTGAAGCGCCCCCTGAGAGCACGGCGGTGAGCATCATCTTTTTAGTGCCTGGAAAATGTTTGCGCGTGGTGACCACTTCTACGTCTGCATTTCCCCGCTTGGCTTCTTGGACGAGGGCTTTGGTGTAGCTCGCCACGCCGCTTAGGTGTTCTAAAAGATTTTGCGACACCTTCCACGCTTGGTGCAAGGCCTTCGCATTGCCGATACACTGCAAAATGCGCTCCCCCGCCCCAACCGCTTCGCCCTCATGAACGTCAAAGCTAAAGGCCAGTCCCAAGTGCTGCAAAATCTCTTTCACAGGCGCACACCCGCTTAGCGTCAAGCTCTCTTTGGCGCGCATTTCCATCACACCACTGCACGCTCCGATGCCCAGTCCAAGGGTCGTGATGTCCATCAACCCTACGTCTTCTTCTACGTACACATTGCCCATTCTTTCCTCTTTACATGTAAGCTAATTTTTTCAATCCTAAAAAGATGCCCACCGACACGAGCGCTAAAACAATTGCGAGTATAATAGCCTTTTCTAAGTCTCCTCCAAAGGCGTGGTTGTAGATAGCCAAAGAGAGGGTGTCGGTTTTACCGATGATGTTGCCCCCAAGCATCAGCGTGATACCCACTTCGCCCAAAGAGCGTCCAAAACCTAAAAACAAGGCGATGAGGATGACTTTCTTACTGTTGGGCAAGATAACCCGCAGGAGGGTTTCAAGCTTCCCTTTTCCAAGGGTGTACGACGCTTGGGCGTAGCGTTTGGATTGTTCGTCGATAGCCGATTGAATGGGTTTAACCACCAAGGGCAAGCCCGCCGCAAACGAAGCGATGAGCACACCCCAAAAACTAAAGATAACCTCCACACCCCACAAGGCTAACGCCCCGCCAAGCCAACCGTTTTTCCCCAAAAGCAAGAGCAAAAACAACCCCAGTGCAATGGGTGGAAAAACGATAGGGATGCTCACCAACAGGTCAACAACCCCCTTTAAAAAACTCTTTTCACCGCTTAAATACGTAGCCAATCCAACTCCCAAAACCAAATGCAGCGCCACCGTCCATGCGCCTACATGTAAGGAAAGCAGTGCAGGGCCTAGGAACCAGTCCATAAGGCTAGAGTCCGTGTTTTGTGAGGATGTGGCGCGCTTCTTGGCTTTTTAGAAACGCCACGAACAAGTCAGTCTCGGGGCTTTGTTTGCCCTCAAGCACAACAGCGATGATGCGGATTGGCGCGT is a genomic window of Sulfurospirillum tamanense containing:
- a CDS encoding MOSC domain-containing protein, yielding MQQPFSTVLSLKIGAVQTTFLPDSNRKTMVSAIAKQPVQSAIVSLLGFEGDEHGDPAHHGGIYKAVFMLGTKTYAAINALCEKTFDPLLATQFGENMVFSDIGEEDICVGDILRVGQVRLCVTQPRQPCWKLGASTRIPTMTQTIFHHGHTGWYAKVLHEGHVQVNDTVVLEERPFATLSIRALNQSLLDPKTHKALIQEALTCDVLGPSFKSALAKKSGGEAVDLSYQTF
- the modD gene encoding ModD protein; the protein is MGNVYVEEDVGLMDITTLGLGIGACSGVMEMRAKESLTLSGCAPVKEILQHLGLAFSFDVHEGEAVGAGERILQCIGNAKALHQAWKVSQNLLEHLSGVASYTKALVQEAKRGNADVEVVTTRKHFPGTKKMMLTAVLSGGASPHRLGLYDSVLVFAQHRVFLGDKEALARHFWELKQKFLEKKVAVEVENFQEALYFARIGADILQCEKMGEKELKRCVELKEKFPHVLISATGGINVNNAQATAACGVDLLVTSSPYFAKPKDVKVTMQPKEKR
- a CDS encoding ATP-binding cassette domain-containing protein — its product is MNELLLNKTLRGADGPIEMALHVRLQEASLNVLFGKSGAGKSTILKMIAGLFAPDSGRIVVGGETWFDGEKGINLPPQKRKVGFVFQDYALFPNMSVRENLLYALEKETPKSKVNEVLEVMELEALANEKPSTLSGGQQQRVALARALVREPNILLLDEPLSALDFAMRAKLQDELLRVQRHFGLTTLLVSHDVGEVYKLAQEVIELDNGKVVAQGVPAEIFGGANISGKFKFSGEVVAIEPSDIVFVVSVLIGQDVIKVVSSKKEVHSLHVGQRVTLSSKAFNPLIHAL
- a CDS encoding molybdate ABC transporter permease subunit; this translates as MDWFLGPALLSLHVGAWTVALHLVLGVGLATYLSGEKSFLKGVVDLLVSIPIVFPPIALGLFLLLLLGKNGWLGGALALWGVEVIFSFWGVLIASFAAGLPLVVKPIQSAIDEQSKRYAQASYTLGKGKLETLLRVILPNSKKVILIALFLGFGRSLGEVGITLMLGGNIIGKTDTLSLAIYNHAFGGDLEKAIILAIVLALVSVGIFLGLKKLAYM
- the tpx gene encoding thiol peroxidase encodes the protein MVFQDKADYTAFKGERLRLGRAFQELGNPAPIVTLLDPHLEPKTVGMEGNTIHILTAPSFDTPTCAKEAHEFSRRLAQQEGIEGIFVSMDLPFAAASFCNRSEVENLTFVSDFKAKAFAKAYGVLIENGPLEGLCARAIFIVSKDGRIVYKHIVPEITDEPDYEEALQKAIAAANQGASCCGFCQ
- the modB gene encoding molybdate ABC transporter permease subunit; translation: MLDDGFVQTMSLTFKLAGVTTVLLLFIGVPLGYFLAFTKTRVKPVIEAIVSMPLVLPPSVLGFYMLVFFSPRDGVGKWLDETFDLRLVFSFEGLVVASIIFSLPFMVHPIQSGFSALPKNLMDAAYTLGKSKLNVLFRVLLPNIRPSLLTGIVIAFAHTVGEFGVVLMMGGNIAGETKVASIAIYDEVEALNYDLANMYALTLFAISFAILLFVYAVNKHFLKAEIR